The following coding sequences are from one Eptesicus fuscus isolate TK198812 chromosome 7, DD_ASM_mEF_20220401, whole genome shotgun sequence window:
- the ZNF641 gene encoding zinc finger protein 641 isoform X1, with amino-acid sequence MLSEQTAALGTGWESMNVRLDGAEPPVERGSQEEGPWRMAPGPLEHLCCDLEEEPQSLQEKAQSAPWVPAVPQEGSTGDWEMAAALLAAGSQGLVTIKDVSLCFSQEEWRSLDPSQTDFYGEYVMQENCGIVVSLRFPIPKLDMLSQLEGGEEQWVPDPQDLEERDILRVTYTGDGSEHEGDTPELEAEPPRMLSSVSEDTVLWNPEQEESWDSMPRSSRGMLLGPPFLQEDSFSNLLCSTEMDSLLRPHTCPQCGKQFVWGSHLARHQQTHTGERPYSCLKCEKSFGRRHHLIRHQKTHMHDKPSRCSECGKNFRCSSHLASHQRMHAEGKSCKGQEAGESPGARKRQHTPPVPKCHVCTECGKSFGRRHHLVRHWLTHTGEKPFQCPRCEKSFGRKHHLDRHLLTHQGQSPRSSWDRGTSVF; translated from the exons ATGCTTTCAGAACAGACAGCAGCCCTAGGGACAGGATGGGAGTCGATGAATGTCCGGCTGGATGGAGCAGAGCCCCCGGTGGAAAGGGGAAGCCAAGAGGAGGGGCCATGGAGAATGGCACCAGGGCCACTGGAACACCTGTGCTGTGACCTTGAAGAAGAGCCACAGTCCCTTCAGGAAAAGG CTCAGTCGGCTCCCTGGGTTCCTGCCGTTCCCCAGGAGGGGAGCACCGGAGACTGGGAGATGGCAGCTGCACTTCTTGCAGCCGGATCACAG GGCCTGGTAACCATCAAGGATGTGTCACTGTgcttctctcaggaggagtggcGGAGCCTGGACCCTTCTCAGACAGACTTCTATGGAGAATATGTCATGCAAGAGAACTGTGGGATAGTGGTCTCTCTAA GATTTCCAATTCCTAAGCTGGACATGCTTTCTCAACTAGAAGGAGGGGAAGAACAATGGGTCCCTGACCCACAGGACTTAGAGGAGAGGGACATCCTGAGGGTAACATATACAG GAGATGGAAGTGAGCACGAGGGGGATACCCCTGAACTAGAAGCAGAACCTCCCAGAATGTTATCCAGTGTATCTGAAGATACTGTCCTCTGGAACCcggagcaggaggagagctggGATTCCATGCCCAGAAGCTCCAGAGGAATGCTCCTGGGCCCACCGTTTCTTCAGGAAGATAGCTTCTCAAATCTTCTGTGTAGCACAGAGATGGACTCCCTGTTAAGACCACACACATGCCCCCAGTGTGGGAAACAGTTTGTGTGGGGCTCCCACCTTGCCAGGCACCAGCAAACGCACACTGGGGAGAGGCCCTATAGCTGCCTCAAGTGTGAAAAGAGCTTTGGGCGAAGACATCACCTGATCCGGCACCAGAAAACCCACATGCATGACAAGCCCAGCAGGTGCTCCGAGTGTGGCAAGAATTTCCGATGCAGCTCCCATCTGGCCAGCCACCAGAGAATGCATGCGGAAGGCAAATCCTGCAAAGGCCAAGAAGCTGGCGAGAGCCCTGGGGCTAGGAAACGGCAGCACACCCCACCGGTGCCCAAGTGCCACGTGTGCACTGAGTGTGGGAAGAGCTTTGGCCGACGGCACCACCTGGTGAGACACTGGCTCACCCATACTGGGGAGAAGCCCTTCCAGTGCCCGCGCTGTGAGAAGAGCTTTGGCCGTAAACATCACCTGGACAGGCACCTGCTGACCCATCAGGGACAGAGTCCCAGGAGCAGCTGGGACAGAGGGACATCTGTTTTCTGA
- the ZNF641 gene encoding zinc finger protein 641 isoform X2, with protein MAAALLAAGSQGLVTIKDVSLCFSQEEWRSLDPSQTDFYGEYVMQENCGIVVSLRFPIPKLDMLSQLEGGEEQWVPDPQDLEERDILRVTYTGDGSEHEGDTPELEAEPPRMLSSVSEDTVLWNPEQEESWDSMPRSSRGMLLGPPFLQEDSFSNLLCSTEMDSLLRPHTCPQCGKQFVWGSHLARHQQTHTGERPYSCLKCEKSFGRRHHLIRHQKTHMHDKPSRCSECGKNFRCSSHLASHQRMHAEGKSCKGQEAGESPGARKRQHTPPVPKCHVCTECGKSFGRRHHLVRHWLTHTGEKPFQCPRCEKSFGRKHHLDRHLLTHQGQSPRSSWDRGTSVF; from the exons ATGGCAGCTGCACTTCTTGCAGCCGGATCACAG GGCCTGGTAACCATCAAGGATGTGTCACTGTgcttctctcaggaggagtggcGGAGCCTGGACCCTTCTCAGACAGACTTCTATGGAGAATATGTCATGCAAGAGAACTGTGGGATAGTGGTCTCTCTAA GATTTCCAATTCCTAAGCTGGACATGCTTTCTCAACTAGAAGGAGGGGAAGAACAATGGGTCCCTGACCCACAGGACTTAGAGGAGAGGGACATCCTGAGGGTAACATATACAG GAGATGGAAGTGAGCACGAGGGGGATACCCCTGAACTAGAAGCAGAACCTCCCAGAATGTTATCCAGTGTATCTGAAGATACTGTCCTCTGGAACCcggagcaggaggagagctggGATTCCATGCCCAGAAGCTCCAGAGGAATGCTCCTGGGCCCACCGTTTCTTCAGGAAGATAGCTTCTCAAATCTTCTGTGTAGCACAGAGATGGACTCCCTGTTAAGACCACACACATGCCCCCAGTGTGGGAAACAGTTTGTGTGGGGCTCCCACCTTGCCAGGCACCAGCAAACGCACACTGGGGAGAGGCCCTATAGCTGCCTCAAGTGTGAAAAGAGCTTTGGGCGAAGACATCACCTGATCCGGCACCAGAAAACCCACATGCATGACAAGCCCAGCAGGTGCTCCGAGTGTGGCAAGAATTTCCGATGCAGCTCCCATCTGGCCAGCCACCAGAGAATGCATGCGGAAGGCAAATCCTGCAAAGGCCAAGAAGCTGGCGAGAGCCCTGGGGCTAGGAAACGGCAGCACACCCCACCGGTGCCCAAGTGCCACGTGTGCACTGAGTGTGGGAAGAGCTTTGGCCGACGGCACCACCTGGTGAGACACTGGCTCACCCATACTGGGGAGAAGCCCTTCCAGTGCCCGCGCTGTGAGAAGAGCTTTGGCCGTAAACATCACCTGGACAGGCACCTGCTGACCCATCAGGGACAGAGTCCCAGGAGCAGCTGGGACAGAGGGACATCTGTTTTCTGA